The DNA region TGATCGAGATTGGAAGCAATGAAGGGGCAATGCTAGAAGTTTTTAAAAATGAAGGTATGCGAGTTTTAGGGATTGATCCTGCTTCTATTGCAGTAGAAATTGCAAAAAAGCGTGGAGTTGAGACGATTTGTGGTTTTTTTACGAGGGATCTAGCTAAAGAAATTAGGCTTCAAAAAGGTAAAGCCAACATTGTGATTGCCAACAATGTGATTGCCAACATTCCTTTATTGGTAGATGTGGTGAAAGGTATTGAGTTATTACTTGATGATAATGGTGTATTTGTGTTTGAGACAAGTTATGCGCAAAGTGTTTTAAAGAAGCATTTGATTGACACGATTTACCATGAGCATATTAGTTATTTTAGCGCAAAACCTTTGGCAAAATTTTTCAATCATTGTGGATTGGAATTGTTTGATGCAGAAGAAATTTGGACTAAAGGTGGGAGTTTGAGAGGATATGTCTCTAAGCCTCTGCGTTTTATTAAAACGCAGAGGCTAATGGAGATAATTCAAAATGAAGATGCCTTTATTTTTGCTAGTCATATTGTTGCAAATAGTGTGAATTTAGAAAGATTGTTTGATGAAATAAAAGAAACACTTAAAGAGGGTGGAGAGTTTATTTTTGAAAGTTTCTATGCTAAAGCAGTTTTGGAGAAAAATTTGGTGGATATGGTATTTTTAGAACATATCAATTACCTATATCTTTTGCCATTATGTGAGTTTTTAGAAAAGAAAAATTTGAATCTGTATGATGCTAAGATTATTGAGAGTAAAGGTGGAAGCATACAAATTAAAATTACTCAAGATATGAGTAAGTCAAAGACTAAAGAATTGCTTTCTCTGATAGAAGCTGAAAAAGATTTTTTCAAACAGAGTGATATTTTTATAAATTTTACTAAAGGTTTGGAAGATTTTAGAGAGAAGGTTAGAAAGCTTGCATTGGAGATTAAGGAGCGTCAAGGAAGTGTCGGTGTGTATGGTGCTTCAGTGGGTGGAGTGATGATGGTGTATCATTTGGGGCTATCTGATGTGATTGATTATTTTTTAGATGATAATATTGCTAAAATTGGTAAATATGCACCAAATTTAGGTGTTTTGGTAAATGATTCTAAAATTTTAGAAGAGGATACTAATATAAAAGAGGTTATCAATGTAGCTTGGAGGTTTATAGATCCTATTACACAAAAGCATAAGGAATTTCTAAAGAGGGGAGGAATATTCTATAATTTGGAATTACCGCAGCTTGAAATTAAGGAGTATTTAAATGGAACGAATTAAATGGTGGAATATCGAGCTTGGTGCAGAGGAGCAAGAGGCAGTTTCAAATGCGATTGCAAATAGAAATATAGGTCAAGGAGAAATTACGGAGAAATTTGAGAAAGCGATTGCAAATTTTTTAAATGTCCCTTATGCCGTAGCTGTGCCAAATGGCACACAAGCACTAAGTTTAGCCTATATGGCATTAGGTCTAAAGGAAGGTGATGAAGTAATTATCTCTAATCGGACATTTGTTGCTACCGCACATGCTGCTATGATATTGGGTGCAAAGGTAAGGGTGGTTGATGTTAAAGAGAATCAAACTATTGATGAAAATTTAATAGAAGATAAAATTACAAACAAGACTAAACTTGTTGTGCCTGTTCATATGAATGGGGTTGCCTCAAATATGGATAAAATTTTAGAAATAGCAAAAAAATATAATTTGCAGGTGATTGAAGATGCTTGTCAGGCTTTTGGATCTAAAGATTCTAAGGGGAGGTATTTGGGGACAATTGGCAGGTTTGGCTGTTTTTCTCTTGGGGTAGCAAAACTTTTAACTACAGGACAAGGGGGAATTGTAACTGCACACAATCAAGAAGATTATAATCTTTTAAGAAGGATTAGAAATCAAGGAGTTTTTGATGTAAGGCAAGAAAGAAATTATGGAATAAGAGCATATAATTTCAAATTTAATGATATTCAAGCCGCAATTGGTTTGGTGCAATTAAAGAAGATTAACCAGAAAATTACTCATTCTAGAGAGTTGTATTGTGGTTATCGCGATATGTTGCAAGATAAAATTAATTTTTTAAATGTGGATATAGAAAATGGTGAAGTGCCTATAAGATTTATTGTGATGACTAAAAATAATAAAGATTTAAAGAAATATTTGGAAGCAATGGGTATAGAAAGTTCTTTTGAGTCTCCTTCGTTAAATTGTTGTAGTCATTTGGGAATTATTGGAAAATATCCTAAAAGTGATATTTTTGATCAGCAAATGCTTATTTTGCCAAGTGGTCCTAATCAAAATCTAAATAATATAGAAAGAGTTAGTAATGTTTTGTATCAATGGTTAGAGGAGAAAAAATAAATACATTATTATTTATATCCAAAAGGAGGAAATTCTCAGTATTGTGCTTGGAATGTGAAATATATACCATTTTTGCTAAAAAACTTTATGTTTTGCTCTATTTGAAAATTAATTCACATGACCTTTCTATTGAAGATGATACCTTTTGTTATTTTTTGTTGCATATTAGATTGTGTTGTGATGGGATATGACCACTAGAAGATGTTGTGAGGTAGCTTCAAACAAATAAAGACTATCAAAAGTATTGGAGAGATAAAATAGAACATTATTGCAAAGAGGATATGTATCATTATGGTAATGCTAGTGAATATTTGGTAGAATGGATTAATCAATGGTATAGAAAAAGAGAAATATTAAAGAGGCAGAATTAAATGAAAATTTTAATTATTAAACTTGGTTATTCTGAAACATTAGATCCTGAAATGGGTAAAGTAGTTAGTCTTGGAGATGTCGTGCGATGCACGGTTGTATTAGAGGCTTTAAAACAAAAATATCCCAATTCTTGTATTACTTGGTTGGTTGCCCCTGAAGCGTTTCCTTTGATAGTGGATAATCCTTATTTAGAGAGAGTGCTTGTGTGGGATGAATTTATCCCTTTTGCCTTGATGCGAGAGCAGTTTGATATGGTGGTGAATTTAGAAAAGATTCACGGAGTTTGTGGATTGGCAGATATGATTCAAGCTTGGGAGAAGGTTGGATTTCGATTTGATGTGGTGAGTGGTAATTATAGTGCTTATGAGTGTAGTCTAGGTGCTACAAATTATATACAAGATAAGGCTAACGGGAAAAAGAGTCACGAAATCTGGCAAAAGGTGATTGTTGAAATGGTGGGTTGTGAATGGAGGGAGCAGGAATATTCTCTCGGATATAAACCAAAGCCAAAAGAAAAATTTCAGGTTGGATTAAATTATCAAGTGGGTAGTAAATGGCCCACAAAAGCGATGAAGAAAGAAAAATGGGAGGAGTTAGCAGTCTTACTTGAAAAAGATCAGATTAGTTTTTCTTGGCAGCAAGGAATGAATAATTTATATGATTATATGGATTGGATTGCAGGGTGTGATGTGCTAGTAACACACGATAGTTTGGGGGTGCATCTAGCATTAGCAATGAAAAAAAGTGTGATTGTGTTATTTGGAGCTACAAGTGGTGAAGAGATCTATTATTATGGGCGTGGAGTTTCAGTGTATCCAAAAAGTCTAGGTTTAAGTGGGTATGAATGCATCCCTTGTTATAATCCAACTTGCAATAAAGACATTCATTGTATGGATTTTATTGAGCCAAATGATATAATTGTTTATATTAATGGATTTTTATAAGAAAAAAGGGAGACACTATGTTTTTTACTATTGCAATTCCAACCTTTAATAGGGCAAATTTATTGCAAAGATGCTTAGATTCTGTAAAAAAACAAGATTTTATGGATTATGAAGTTTTGATACTTGATGATTGTTCAACTGATAGTACCATCGAGATTGTTCAAGAATATTTGAAAGATAAGCGCTATCAGTATATTAAAATGCCCAAAAAAATGGGATTTGGCGATAAAGTATATAAATTTGCTCAGGATAGTGAACTATACCAAGGCGATTGGGTGTTGCTCTTGGAAGATGATAATTTTTTATACAATGAAAACCATTTGAAAAATATTTATATTCATATTCAAAATAATCCGCAAGTTAATTTTATTAATGTGGATACTGGTTATGGTTATGGAGAGATTGTTATTTTTGAGCAACAAAGTAATGTTGCACTACCTGAAACATTTTTATATCAAAACTTAAATGACAAACAAAAAGAGATTTTGCAAACAAAAATGAAAGTGGTCTATAAAAAAGATTTTTTAATTCAACAGGATCCTTTTAAAGCTGATAATCATAAGGCTGATATTACAGCAGAAGTCGATTATTTGAAGTTATATGAAGCAGCTTCAATGGGTTATGTGGGTGGTATTGCACATATTTTTGGGGTAACGCCAAATGCTAGGGCGAAATATTTAGATTTTTATAATTGGATAACTTCTAGTGGAATGTGTTGTGTTAATATAGATTCTCAAGAAAAATTTTATCTAATATTGAAGCAATATTATTCCGAGGTATCTATGTGCCTTAATGCTTTTTTTGATTGGGGGGGCAATGAGTTGGCAGGAGCATTGTCTTATTTTTATGATGATGAGAATTATCCTATTTTTTTAAGAAGATTTGCACAAATTTATAAGGATAAGTTTCAAGATAAATTATATTGTTATTATGAGGATTTCAATAAAAGTTTAATGACAGAAATAGAAAGAGATATTGCTATAGAAAATTCAAAAAATATTGTTATTTACGGAGAAAATAGTTGGAGAGTGCAATTAGAAGATTTTTTAGTGAAGAAGGGGAAACATATCTTATTTGTTGCAGATGATAAGAAAGAAGGCTATAAAACATATGAAGACATCATCAAAGAAAAGGAAAATATCGATTTGGTGTTTATTTCAAGTGGATCTCCTAAGATTATTTATCAAATGATGCAAAAACTACAATTTAAGAAGAATCGAATTAATGTGGCAACTCTAATATTAAGAGATGAGAATTGGAAATATAATTTGAATTAAGGAATATAAATTATGATTACATTTTCTTTTGGTAGAAATTGGAAAAGGTTTATAGAATATGTTGCAAATGAACAGATTCTTAATAGAGCTATTAATTCTTTAAGAAAATATTTTGGTGAAGATTTTGATTTTTCAGATAAAGTTTTTTTGGATATCGGTTGTGGAAGCGGTTTATTTTCTGTAGCGGCTTTGCAATTAGGTTGCAAAAGAGTTATTAGTTTGGATGTTGATATTAATTCTATAGAGGCAACTAAAATGGTGGGGGAGAAATTCAAACCACAAAATAAAGAAAATTGGCAAATTTTTGAGGGTAGTATTTTAGATTCATGGTTAGTTGATAAGCTTAAAAAGGAATTAGATAATCAAAATATTATTTTATATAGTTGGGGAGTTTTACATCACACTGGCAATCTAAAATTAGCTATGCAAAATGCAATGAACATTTTGTCTAGTGGGGGGGGGGGCGATAAATATGCATATATTGCCCTTTATAATAAGACAGAAGCAAGTTCTTGGTGGTTAAATAAGAAAATGTATTACAATCAGACAAATATTGTTATGAAAATTTTCATGGTTTGTTTCTATACCCTTTTTTTAACATTTGAGGATATTCGTAAAGGTAGAGGATGGAATATGTATGATAAGGATCGCGGTATGTATAAAATTACAGATGTGATTGATTGGTTGGGAGGGTTGCCTTATGAGCCTATTGCCAATGATGAAGTGATAGAGATTTGGGAGAAAGATGGTTTTTTATGCTTGAAAAATACTCCAACAAGATACTATAAACCTATTTATCCCAAGAGTAAGATTTATAGGTTATTTGTGTATTTGAAGGTTGTAGGGCTTGGCTGCAATGAATTTTTATTTAAAAAAAATGATAAGTAAGATAATGATTTTGTTATGAAATGATATTTTTATCTAAATTAAAAAATGATGGTTGTGGATATAAAATATAAGATTGGTGGTAAATATATCTAAGTTCTTTAATATTAGGTGGTTTAAGGGTGTATTGTGATGTGTTGAGATATATTACTAAACAGATGGAATGGATGAAATCCTAGGTGTTTTTAGTGCAAAAGACAATGGGATTTTTAATTTTTATAAAATGGAATATGATATAGAAAAAGAGAAATTTATAATTATGGAAAGGCAAGTGAATATCTTGCTTCGTATCTTACTAGTGAATATAGATTAAATGAGAGCTAATGTGTCGCATAGTTGGTGGGTTTGAGATTGGAGAGAATGGCTTAAAAAATAGTATAGAAAAAATGAGGGACACTATGATTAATGGTGGTCCTGATGATTGCGGAATAATCATTAAAGATGAAATTGTTTTGGCTCACCGCAGACTTTCTATTATTGATTTGAGTTGTTATTCTCATCAGCCTTTTTGCGATGATCGGTATATTTTAGTTTTTAATGGAGAGATTTATAATTATAAAGAAGTGGCAAAAACACTTCAAAACAAGGGTGTTAATTGTATAGCCAGGAGTGATACAGAGGTGTTGCTATCTAGTTTTAGACATTGGGGTGCAACTTGCGTAGAGTATTTTGAAGGTATGTTTGCCTTTGTTATTTATGATTCTTTAGAGAGGAAACTTTATCTTTTTCGCGATAGATTTGGGGTTAAGCCACTTTATTATTACTATGATTCTCATTGCTTTTTGTTTGCCTCTGAGTTAAAGGCGTTAATGGCTTATCCGAAATTGCAAAAAAAGATTGATGAAGTTGCTCTAAGTTATTTTTTGGAGTTAGGATATATTCCTTCCCCTTTTAGTATTTTGAAAAATGCTTATAAGCTAGAGCAAGGGCATTATTTGCAAATAGATTTAGAAAATATCAAGAAGCAAGGTTTAGAGAAAGCTATCGAAAAAGTGCAATATTATGATGTTAAATCTTATTATAGAATAAATAATTGTTTTGATTCTGTTTGTTTTCAAGAAAAGTTGCACAGAAGTGTATCTTTGAGAATGGTTAGTGATGTGAATGTGGGAGTGTGCCTAAGTGGTGGCGTTGATTCAAGTCTTGTGTGTGCGGTGTTAAAAGAATCGGGATATAATTTTGAGACTTTTTCTATTTCGTTTATGGAATCTGGTTTTAATGAAGGAAATTATGCAAAAAAAATAGCTAATATCTTAGGGGTTAAAAATCATCAATTTCTTTGTAGCTTAGAAGAAGCACAAAATATTATTCCAAGCCTCCCATGGATTTATGATGAGCCCTTTGGTGATTCTTCTGCAATTCCAACTTTGCTTTTAGCGCAAAATATTAAAAAGACACATAAAGTTGCTTTAAGCGCAGATGGTGGAGATGAGCTTGGATTGGGCTATGATAGATATTTTTGGGCTTTTTATCGTTATAGAAGATATCAAAAATATAAAAACTTAAATTTTTTATTAAAAATATTTAATTCTGAAATTATGGTAAAGCTTTTGCAACAATGCGGTTTAAAAGTTGGTATAGATAAATTTTTGCGCATTAAAGGGCAATTGGATTCTAAAAGTTTCTTGGAGCATTA from Helicobacter colisuis includes:
- a CDS encoding glycosyltransferase family 9 protein, encoding MKILIIKLGYSETLDPEMGKVVSLGDVVRCTVVLEALKQKYPNSCITWLVAPEAFPLIVDNPYLERVLVWDEFIPFALMREQFDMVVNLEKIHGVCGLADMIQAWEKVGFRFDVVSGNYSAYECSLGATNYIQDKANGKKSHEIWQKVIVEMVGCEWREQEYSLGYKPKPKEKFQVGLNYQVGSKWPTKAMKKEKWEELAVLLEKDQISFSWQQGMNNLYDYMDWIAGCDVLVTHDSLGVHLALAMKKSVIVLFGATSGEEIYYYGRGVSVYPKSLGLSGYECIPCYNPTCNKDIHCMDFIEPNDIIVYINGFL
- a CDS encoding glycosyltransferase family 2 protein, translating into MFFTIAIPTFNRANLLQRCLDSVKKQDFMDYEVLILDDCSTDSTIEIVQEYLKDKRYQYIKMPKKMGFGDKVYKFAQDSELYQGDWVLLLEDDNFLYNENHLKNIYIHIQNNPQVNFINVDTGYGYGEIVIFEQQSNVALPETFLYQNLNDKQKEILQTKMKVVYKKDFLIQQDPFKADNHKADITAEVDYLKLYEAASMGYVGGIAHIFGVTPNARAKYLDFYNWITSSGMCCVNIDSQEKFYLILKQYYSEVSMCLNAFFDWGGNELAGALSYFYDDENYPIFLRRFAQIYKDKFQDKLYCYYEDFNKSLMTEIERDIAIENSKNIVIYGENSWRVQLEDFLVKKGKHILFVADDKKEGYKTYEDIIKEKENIDLVFISSGSPKIIYQMMQKLQFKKNRINVATLILRDENWKYNLN
- a CDS encoding methyltransferase domain-containing protein, translated to MKDKIYKINQCRLCGRENLKKVITLSKNPIGDRFFKNKELALSCELHDVVVMMCNVCGQMQLSEVVEPKEIYEQDYLYTSGTSVGLVEHFKQGAKDLIKRFKVPKDSLVIEIGSNEGAMLEVFKNEGMRVLGIDPASIAVEIAKKRGVETICGFFTRDLAKEIRLQKGKANIVIANNVIANIPLLVDVVKGIELLLDDNGVFVFETSYAQSVLKKHLIDTIYHEHISYFSAKPLAKFFNHCGLELFDAEEIWTKGGSLRGYVSKPLRFIKTQRLMEIIQNEDAFIFASHIVANSVNLERLFDEIKETLKEGGEFIFESFYAKAVLEKNLVDMVFLEHINYLYLLPLCEFLEKKNLNLYDAKIIESKGGSIQIKITQDMSKSKTKELLSLIEAEKDFFKQSDIFINFTKGLEDFREKVRKLALEIKERQGSVGVYGASVGGVMMVYHLGLSDVIDYFLDDNIAKIGKYAPNLGVLVNDSKILEEDTNIKEVINVAWRFIDPITQKHKEFLKRGGIFYNLELPQLEIKEYLNGTN
- the asnB gene encoding asparagine synthase (glutamine-hydrolyzing); this encodes MCRIVGGFEIGENGLKNSIEKMRDTMINGGPDDCGIIIKDEIVLAHRRLSIIDLSCYSHQPFCDDRYILVFNGEIYNYKEVAKTLQNKGVNCIARSDTEVLLSSFRHWGATCVEYFEGMFAFVIYDSLERKLYLFRDRFGVKPLYYYYDSHCFLFASELKALMAYPKLQKKIDEVALSYFLELGYIPSPFSILKNAYKLEQGHYLQIDLENIKKQGLEKAIEKVQYYDVKSYYRINNCFDSVCFQEKLHRSVSLRMVSDVNVGVCLSGGVDSSLVCAVLKESGYNFETFSISFMESGFNEGNYAKKIANILGVKNHQFLCSLEEAQNIIPSLPWIYDEPFGDSSAIPTLLLAQNIKKTHKVALSADGGDELGLGYDRYFWAFYRYRRYQKYKNLNFLLKIFNSEIMVKLLQQCGLKVGIDKFLRIKGQLDSKSFLEHYLVEITHLRREGLRANGLPILNKWQIFDGDGLDYFKQMSYFDLQNYLSEDILTKTDRASMNVGLEMREPLLGKELVEFMVSLNSLENLIKQEDGQVISGKRIFKKYLERFLPRGLIHRPKMGFGIPLEQWMRGNLRYLLDEILPYAYEYLDRRFLEKLIGDFDRGERVDFAKIWYIYTFCAWRKEWNI
- a CDS encoding DegT/DnrJ/EryC1/StrS family aminotransferase, translated to MERIKWWNIELGAEEQEAVSNAIANRNIGQGEITEKFEKAIANFLNVPYAVAVPNGTQALSLAYMALGLKEGDEVIISNRTFVATAHAAMILGAKVRVVDVKENQTIDENLIEDKITNKTKLVVPVHMNGVASNMDKILEIAKKYNLQVIEDACQAFGSKDSKGRYLGTIGRFGCFSLGVAKLLTTGQGGIVTAHNQEDYNLLRRIRNQGVFDVRQERNYGIRAYNFKFNDIQAAIGLVQLKKINQKITHSRELYCGYRDMLQDKINFLNVDIENGEVPIRFIVMTKNNKDLKKYLEAMGIESSFESPSLNCCSHLGIIGKYPKSDIFDQQMLILPSGPNQNLNNIERVSNVLYQWLEEKK
- a CDS encoding class I SAM-dependent methyltransferase; amino-acid sequence: MITFSFGRNWKRFIEYVANEQILNRAINSLRKYFGEDFDFSDKVFLDIGCGSGLFSVAALQLGCKRVISLDVDINSIEATKMVGEKFKPQNKENWQIFEGSILDSWLVDKLKKELDNQNIILYSWGVLHHTGNLKLAMQNAMNILSSGGGGDKYAYIALYNKTEASSWWLNKKMYYNQTNIVMKIFMVCFYTLFLTFEDIRKGRGWNMYDKDRGMYKITDVIDWLGGLPYEPIANDEVIEIWEKDGFLCLKNTPTRYYKPIYPKSKIYRLFVYLKVVGLGCNEFLFKKNDK